GCGTGCTTCCGTATGTCTTGAAACTCAGAAGTATCCGGATACTCCGAACAAACCGGAATGGCCTTCGGCTGTGCTTCGCCCGGGAGAAAAATACATGAGTCAGTGTATCTTTAAATTTTCTGTAGATAAGGAATAATCTGCTCGCTCCCAAGAAATAAAAAAAATATTTTAGTCTCACGGTCTCACTGTCTTTCTGTAAAGATCAGATAACTAGATGAATAATGAATGAGAGATACCTTCGGAGCAGGGTGTCTCTCATCGTTTTATCCCATAATATGCTCCCAAACAGTGTATCTCTCATCCTTTTTTAAGTTGTCTCTCATCATTCTTTCTGCTACAGACTACAGCTGTATTGATTTTACTTTACCTATCATTTGTATGTTGTGACACTTATGTCCTTAGCATATCTCCCTTACATTCTTATATTATCTTACCGACATCTTCATCGTTCCACCCGGGTGAATTGATCATTGCACCCAGGTAAACCGATCGTGTCACAAACGTAGACAGTTCGTTCTACCCGGGTGGAACGATGAAGATGTCCTTACGAAAAACTGATAACAATAAGTGAAAATTAAGCGATTATAGGGTTGCTTGGACGAAGAGAAACGGTAAATCAGACAATAACTGCCGCAGTTTATAATTATGTCCGTTATTTGTTTGCCTTTAAAGTTTTGGCAATCTCTTCGACCATAAAAGGCGTATTCTTATTTATGTTTTCGCCTTCCAAATGCACTGTTGTGTATGCTTTTAGTACAAACATGTTTTTCTCGATAAATGATGTTTCATCTCAGCCTTAATTTTTTGAATGATTGTAGAATTCTTTTTTATAGGTTTTTCTATGATTAATTGAGCCAGCCTATTTGCCTTTTCTGCCTTTCCCTGTTTCATGTAGACATAATGTAACCTATAAAGAGGTATAAACCTTACAGGACACATTAAGGTAGCTTTCTCTAAATGATGTTTGGCTGCATCATATTGTTTTAGGCCAATATATGCCTCTGCTTGTACTAATTCTAAATTGTAATCTGACCAATAATTACAGCAAATAGCCGTTATTGCTAAGCATTCTTTATATTTTTCGGCAACACAAAGTTCGGCAGAGTAATTATATAAGAAATAAGGATTTCTTCTAAAAGTATGTAGTAAATTATGGTATCGTGGTAACATGTCATTGGTTCGTCCACAGAGCGACATATGCGCTACTTTTCCCCATTCCAGTTCTGCTTTAATTCTGCTCACCACTTCAATAAGCAAAAATAAACTTCCTATTAATAAGAAAAAAGCAATTCCTCTTTTTATAATTGTTGTTTTTTGAAACAAGGTATTTTCATAGGCTTTTCCTATTAAAGTACTAACACTTAATGCACTAATAATCCAAATGAAGGGATAAGTGAATGGATAAGAGAAAAAAGAAAAAACTGCAATGGAAAGTAAAGAGAGCAGAGACACATATCCTGCTTTGGTTGGGTGCTTCCTGTGACAAAGAATCAAGAAAATACCAGCAGCTATCAAAAGTACCCAAGTTAGAATACCAAACTGGACTCCGACAGAAAGGTATTCATTAAAAGGACTCTTAATATTGTCTGCTAAAATTGCAAATTGACTATCCGGATGTTCCTTGAAATATTGGGCTTGATAATCCATATAGTGTGCGCTGAATCCTCCGACTCCATATCCTGTAAAAGGCTCATGTTTTATCATTTCCCATGTGCAACGCCATATTAATAATCTACCATCAGCCGAATCTTTTTTTAGATGATAGACTGTTACAGAAATGACAAATATACTAATCAGCAGAAAGGATAGACAGAGTAAGAAGCTACCGATATGTTTTTTATAGTGGAACTTATTCTTGTTTTGGTGAATAAAGTAAATTACTAATACGGTAAATATACTAATTGACCCGGCGCGAGATTCTGATAGCAATACTCCTAAGACAATAACAAACAATGCACACCAACTGGCCCATTGAACCTTTTTGTTTGAATATTGTAAAAAATAGAAGGTAAA
This sequence is a window from Bacteroides thetaiotaomicron VPI-5482. Protein-coding genes within it:
- a CDS encoding O-antigen ligase family protein; its protein translation is MKSIPVSSILYFLLSLGVLFVNANTFTDSQIFPKWMFMFTGLGVIGCFFSFYLFRGKRFICNAKCCYYTVIISCFLQAGYGILQFFNILSSHSITYNVVGSFDNPAGFAGSLCAGLPFTFYFLQYSNKKVQWASWCALFVIVLGVLLSESRAGSISIFTVLVIYFIHQNKNKFHYKKHIGSFLLCLSFLLISIFVISVTVYHLKKDSADGRLLIWRCTWEMIKHEPFTGYGVGGFSAHYMDYQAQYFKEHPDSQFAILADNIKSPFNEYLSVGVQFGILTWVLLIAAGIFLILCHRKHPTKAGYVSLLSLLSIAVFSFFSYPFTYPFIWIISALSVSTLIGKAYENTLFQKTTIIKRGIAFFLLIGSLFLLIEVVSRIKAELEWGKVAHMSLCGRTNDMLPRYHNLLHTFRRNPYFLYNYSAELCVAEKYKECLAITAICCNYWSDYNLELVQAEAYIGLKQYDAAKHHLEKATLMCPVRFIPLYRLHYVYMKQGKAEKANRLAQLIIEKPIKKNSTIIQKIKAEMKHHLSRKTCLY